The following coding sequences lie in one Treponema socranskii subsp. buccale genomic window:
- a CDS encoding tetratricopeptide repeat protein: protein MTDKRNAGKNRFSRFHISMKCVIDPAAQKKRQTVFCVLCVLLLTFPLFASPPTAAELYSRGVERQRSEEWYEATELFLEAVRINPAYADAWFRLAECAYQLGQYDTALGYLSSAEKYARNSTTAQNLRGMCQIALGNFSEARRIFERILAQYPNDVNARFGMAELDLFSGRISAAEGKYAEALERDPSNRKALLSLAFVSAERGNSSAAARYMSQALRYHSGEAEVHYMNAKLAAMQGNLSAAEKAARTAVEINGRYDKAYELLASILYSEKKYADAIDVSDFRIARSRNAGGAWYLKGLSRYREGNAAAAIATWTTGLSVDPFDEVMRAALELEVNKTVPIEDARRKEWSKWHIKNAGEYMKRFDGTGASYEYQRALKVNPTDTAARRAFAEMLDINGLHELCLEQLKFVQDNRDPLSSVSSEARRTSERRLDDTVEAYDSLLQDSLAKRWNVEPFYLDKIRWHIGLYHEQAPAQFVHADFPMITARFAADMFSGVSATFVRARSAPVSGFGEAYRKAQSAGEDYFIMLSFDEGERDIVLDATMYSGRTGSAVRRMSFYGTGSGRYTNVLRRFRSAVLASLPVRGKILDRSGTNLLIDVGRSELLQKGAVFAVVPKGALKTADSNIGLTYADRDVLGTLTITEAGEEVSEGEFVKSGFYDRVNTGDEVVLVSMPDKAAESKAGNASRVVDNAPAARARGGAVSEKPKAISANDLGERRNPALVDIIRSIY, encoded by the coding sequence ATGACAGATAAGCGGAATGCGGGTAAAAACCGCTTTTCCCGTTTTCACATATCGATGAAGTGCGTCATCGATCCGGCTGCGCAAAAAAAACGACAAACCGTTTTCTGTGTGCTGTGCGTTCTCCTTTTGACGTTTCCGCTTTTTGCTTCTCCTCCGACGGCTGCCGAATTGTATTCGCGCGGCGTCGAACGGCAGAGAAGCGAAGAGTGGTACGAAGCGACGGAACTTTTTTTGGAAGCCGTGCGCATAAATCCCGCTTACGCAGATGCGTGGTTCCGCCTCGCCGAGTGTGCGTATCAGCTCGGCCAATACGACACGGCGCTCGGCTATCTTTCGTCCGCCGAAAAATATGCGCGGAACAGCACGACCGCGCAAAATCTTCGGGGTATGTGTCAAATCGCGCTCGGAAATTTTTCCGAAGCGCGGCGTATATTCGAGCGAATATTGGCACAGTATCCGAACGACGTCAACGCGAGATTCGGGATGGCGGAACTCGATCTTTTCAGCGGAAGGATTTCCGCCGCCGAAGGAAAATACGCCGAAGCGCTCGAGCGTGATCCGTCGAACCGCAAAGCGCTTTTAAGCCTCGCTTTCGTTTCAGCCGAGCGGGGTAATAGCTCCGCTGCCGCCCGCTATATGTCGCAGGCGCTGCGCTATCATTCGGGCGAAGCGGAAGTGCACTATATGAACGCAAAGCTTGCCGCAATGCAGGGCAATCTTTCAGCCGCGGAAAAGGCGGCTCGAACGGCGGTTGAAATAAACGGCCGTTACGACAAAGCCTATGAACTGCTCGCTTCTATATTGTATTCGGAAAAAAAATATGCCGATGCGATCGACGTTTCGGATTTCAGAATAGCGAGGTCGAGAAACGCGGGCGGCGCGTGGTATTTAAAAGGCCTCTCCCGGTACCGCGAGGGAAATGCGGCGGCCGCGATCGCAACGTGGACGACGGGGCTTTCGGTCGATCCCTTCGACGAAGTGATGCGCGCGGCACTTGAACTCGAGGTCAATAAAACCGTCCCGATCGAAGATGCGCGGAGAAAGGAATGGTCGAAGTGGCACATAAAAAATGCGGGCGAATATATGAAGCGCTTCGACGGTACGGGCGCAAGTTACGAGTACCAGCGGGCGCTGAAAGTAAATCCGACGGATACCGCCGCGCGCAGAGCCTTTGCCGAAATGCTCGACATAAACGGTTTGCACGAACTCTGCCTCGAGCAGCTTAAATTCGTACAGGATAACCGCGATCCCCTTTCAAGCGTTTCTTCGGAAGCGCGCCGTACGAGCGAAAGGCGCTTGGACGATACCGTCGAAGCTTACGATTCGCTTTTACAGGATTCGCTCGCAAAGCGGTGGAACGTCGAACCTTTTTACCTCGATAAAATTCGCTGGCATATCGGCCTGTACCATGAGCAAGCTCCCGCGCAATTCGTTCACGCGGATTTTCCGATGATCACCGCCCGGTTCGCCGCCGATATGTTTTCGGGTGTTTCCGCCACTTTCGTACGCGCGAGATCCGCTCCCGTTTCGGGTTTCGGGGAAGCGTATCGAAAAGCGCAAAGCGCGGGCGAAGATTATTTTATTATGCTTTCGTTCGACGAAGGCGAACGCGACATCGTTCTCGATGCGACGATGTATTCCGGCCGTACGGGGTCGGCAGTCCGCCGCATGTCCTTTTACGGTACCGGAAGCGGGCGCTATACGAACGTGCTGCGCAGGTTTCGCTCCGCAGTTCTTGCAAGTTTGCCCGTTCGCGGAAAAATCCTCGACAGAAGCGGGACGAATTTATTAATCGATGTCGGACGATCGGAACTGCTGCAAAAAGGCGCGGTGTTCGCCGTCGTGCCGAAGGGCGCGCTCAAAACGGCGGATTCGAATATCGGATTGACGTATGCCGACAGGGACGTGCTCGGTACGCTTACGATCACCGAAGCGGGAGAAGAAGTGTCTGAAGGCGAGTTCGTAAAGAGCGGATTTTACGATCGGGTAAATACGGGCGATGAAGTTGTTCTTGTTTCGATGCCGGATAAAGCTGCGGAAAGCAAAGCGGGAAACGCTTCCCGCGTCGTCGATAACGCCCCTGCCGCCCGTGCGAGGGGAGGTGCCGTATCGGAAAAACCGAAAGCGATTTCCGCGAACGATTTGGGCGAACGGCGGAATCCAGCACTCGTCGATATCATCCGCAGCATTTATTAA
- a CDS encoding tetratricopeptide repeat protein: protein MKLFRPLVITAVFISVSFAAFASERPIVTGIKAEAGSAKRISVTWTPPENPEPAVTSLVVFRTEEPAASFSQIASLVPVAELVKDSASFTDNVPDYKDYYYTVVAVTGKGRYDIVIPSVNATVNGVHARIPRKNAAKDTSASAREKLYPEGVMRETPLPYIDLIESVNENKRTAMSKNALMQARLLAGSAETARTPLSPYVFEEDLISPDGGDDYLLFDVLKTTFIKRKYKDAETELLRLLATNRNEAVTSRARFYLGESYYFSGNYADAVNAFLYVIGDYPALAKKWIDSSLDFMQLPKN, encoded by the coding sequence ATGAAGCTCTTTCGACCGCTTGTCATCACGGCAGTCTTTATATCCGTATCTTTCGCCGCTTTTGCATCGGAGCGCCCCATCGTCACCGGGATAAAAGCCGAAGCCGGATCGGCAAAGCGCATTTCCGTGACGTGGACGCCGCCTGAAAATCCCGAACCCGCCGTCACTTCTCTCGTCGTATTCCGAACGGAAGAGCCGGCCGCCTCTTTTTCGCAGATAGCGTCCCTCGTACCCGTCGCGGAGCTTGTAAAAGACAGCGCGTCGTTTACCGACAACGTTCCCGATTATAAAGATTATTATTACACCGTCGTCGCCGTTACGGGAAAAGGGCGCTACGATATCGTCATTCCCTCGGTAAACGCAACGGTAAACGGCGTGCACGCTCGGATTCCCCGAAAAAATGCCGCAAAGGATACGAGCGCATCCGCACGGGAAAAGCTCTACCCCGAAGGCGTCATGCGCGAAACGCCGCTTCCCTACATCGATTTAATCGAAAGCGTAAACGAAAATAAACGGACGGCTATGAGCAAAAATGCGCTTATGCAGGCGCGCCTTCTCGCAGGTTCCGCGGAAACCGCACGTACGCCGCTTTCGCCCTATGTGTTCGAAGAGGATTTGATTTCGCCCGACGGAGGCGACGATTACCTTTTGTTCGACGTTTTGAAAACGACGTTTATCAAACGGAAATACAAGGATGCCGAAACCGAACTCTTGCGTCTGCTTGCAACGAACAGGAACGAAGCGGTTACGTCCCGAGCGCGTTTTTATTTGGGCGAATCGTATTACTTCAGCGGAAACTACGCCGATGCGGTCAACGCGTTTTTATACGTAATCGGCGACTACCCCGCCCTCGCAAAAAAATGGATCGATTCGTCCCTCGACTTCATGCAGCTGCCGAAAAATTAA
- the ybeY gene encoding rRNA maturation RNase YbeY, with amino-acid sequence MADRVVVTVPENTALPSWIENVAPFTQKALDVLGFSGEEISILLCDDAYMSFLNKTYRGIEGATDVLSFENGASYIDEEGVTWKCAGDIAISLDTLSKNAAAFETDEDSELKRLIVHGLLHLNGYDHGKEHIEAGKAPECDMLVIQEQALAKLCGEKIIGNL; translated from the coding sequence ATGGCTGACAGGGTCGTCGTTACCGTTCCCGAAAATACCGCGCTTCCGTCATGGATTGAAAACGTCGCACCCTTTACGCAAAAGGCGCTCGATGTGCTCGGTTTTTCAGGGGAGGAGATTTCGATTTTGCTGTGCGACGATGCGTATATGTCGTTTCTCAACAAAACATACCGCGGCATCGAAGGAGCGACCGATGTGCTTTCGTTTGAAAACGGCGCTTCATATATCGACGAGGAAGGCGTGACATGGAAGTGCGCGGGCGATATCGCGATCAGTCTCGACACGCTTTCGAAAAATGCGGCCGCGTTCGAGACGGATGAAGACTCTGAGCTCAAGCGTCTCATCGTACACGGTCTTTTGCATTTAAACGGATACGATCACGGAAAAGAGCATATCGAAGCGGGTAAAGCTCCCGAATGCGATATGCTCGTCATACAGGAACAGGCGCTTGCGAAATTGTGCGGCGAAAAAATAATCGGGAACCTCTGA
- a CDS encoding hemolysin family protein — protein sequence MGLFGLGHKKEEAASDAEAVSPEQQEIINEEKRSMIRGIEDLSHTTVKEVMIPRIDVDFISVDTELDELMEKIAKSGHSRIPVYSESIDNVVGILYVKDLIHIFASHETVDLEKILRKAYFIPESKRIDSLLREFKRRHLHIAIAIDEYGGISGIVTMEDIIEEIVGDIQDEFDNEREDIITLGNNIWLCDARIDLDDLNETIGAEFPTEDFDTLGGFVFDLLGKIPVKYEKTSWGGFDFIVQDMEGHRINMIKVIRKSGDENEDDK from the coding sequence ATGGGATTATTCGGTTTAGGACACAAAAAAGAAGAAGCGGCTTCCGACGCGGAAGCGGTCAGTCCCGAACAGCAGGAGATTATCAACGAAGAAAAGCGGAGCATGATACGCGGCATCGAAGATCTGTCGCACACGACGGTAAAGGAAGTGATGATTCCGCGCATCGACGTCGATTTTATTTCCGTCGATACCGAACTCGACGAGCTCATGGAAAAAATCGCCAAAAGCGGTCACTCGCGCATTCCGGTCTACAGCGAGTCCATCGACAATGTCGTCGGCATACTCTACGTCAAAGATTTGATTCACATTTTCGCTTCTCACGAAACGGTCGATCTCGAAAAGATCCTGCGCAAAGCGTATTTTATTCCCGAATCGAAGCGTATCGATTCGCTCCTTCGCGAGTTTAAACGTCGGCACCTGCACATCGCGATCGCGATCGACGAGTACGGCGGCATTTCCGGCATCGTCACGATGGAAGATATCATCGAAGAGATCGTCGGCGACATTCAGGACGAGTTCGACAACGAGCGGGAAGATATCATCACGCTCGGAAACAATATTTGGCTGTGTGATGCGCGCATAGATTTGGACGATTTGAACGAAACGATCGGCGCGGAGTTTCCGACAGAAGATTTCGATACGCTCGGCGGCTTTGTATTCGATTTACTCGGAAAGATTCCGGTAAAATACGAGAAGACGTCGTGGGGCGGATTCGATTTTATCGTACAGGATATGGAAGGTCACCGCATCAATATGATAAAAGTAATTCGAAAAAGCGGAGATGAAAACGAGGATGACAAATAA
- a CDS encoding UvrB/UvrC motif-containing protein → MLCDFCRKREAVFFIEQTTKTSQKKIHICMECAVKNGLSPDPDHIQKSIRSLFDAVEKTEAADTMEAGRLCPVCATSFAAIKKTGKVGCSECYEIFKAELPELMAKHGITGTYTGSIPRRIATFRSHLTDRIDLKAKLEQSIQNEDYEKAAIYRDYLRALEKKAVADGSGGKGAADA, encoded by the coding sequence ATGTTGTGTGATTTTTGCCGTAAACGCGAAGCGGTGTTCTTTATCGAACAGACAACGAAAACGTCTCAAAAAAAAATCCATATCTGCATGGAGTGCGCCGTCAAAAACGGACTCTCTCCGGATCCTGATCATATTCAAAAATCGATTCGTTCGCTTTTCGACGCCGTCGAAAAAACGGAAGCAGCCGATACGATGGAAGCGGGCAGGCTTTGTCCCGTATGCGCTACGAGTTTTGCCGCTATAAAAAAGACAGGCAAGGTCGGATGCTCCGAATGCTATGAAATCTTTAAGGCGGAACTGCCTGAGCTTATGGCAAAGCACGGTATTACGGGAACGTATACCGGTTCGATACCGAGACGGATCGCGACTTTCCGCTCGCATCTGACCGACCGCATCGATTTGAAGGCGAAACTCGAACAGTCGATACAAAACGAAGATTACGAAAAAGCGGCGATTTACCGCGATTACCTTCGCGCTCTCGAAAAAAAGGCGGTCGCCGACGGTTCGGGTGGGAAGGGAGCGGCCGATGCCTAG
- the prfB gene encoding peptide chain release factor 2 (programmed frameshift), whose translation MIEDLKMPVSALREDIMNVWGRLDAASIDKKIAEKEASTASVGFWDDSEKAGVVMNEIKRLKNRVEPWRALLKKQDDLEAMLELAEESGGADEEAEVEQMYEETKAEFEKLNILNLLSGEVDPNDAFLSIHAGAGGTEAEDWTFMLSRMYTRWAERHGFKIEIVDQEEAEGGLKSVTMQISGDYAYGYLKCEAGIHRLVRISPFDANARRHTSFSSVYVYPVLDDTIEVNIRPEDLRVDTYRAGGKGGQHVNKTESAVRFTHIPTGIVVACQSERSQLMNREIAMNILRSRLYEYYREQREKENSKYSGEKKDISWGNQIRSYVFQPYTMVKDHRTKCESGNIQAVMDGDIDQFMDAFLIARWKGLPMEGGGDDDEEV comes from the exons ATGATAGAAGATTTAAAAATGCCCGTTTCCGCCCTTCGCGAAGATATTATGAACGTTTGGGGGCGTCTT GACGCTGCGAGTATAGATAAAAAGATCGCCGAAAAAGAAGCGTCCACCGCATCTGTCGGCTTTTGGGACGACAGCGAAAAAGCCGGCGTCGTCATGAACGAAATCAAACGCTTGAAAAACCGCGTCGAGCCGTGGCGCGCTTTATTGAAAAAACAGGACGATTTGGAAGCGATGCTGGAGCTCGCCGAAGAAAGCGGCGGTGCGGATGAAGAAGCGGAAGTCGAGCAGATGTATGAAGAGACAAAAGCCGAATTCGAAAAGCTCAACATCTTGAATCTGCTTTCAGGCGAAGTCGATCCGAACGACGCTTTCCTTTCGATCCACGCGGGAGCCGGAGGAACGGAAGCGGAAGACTGGACTTTTATGCTGAGCCGCATGTATACGAGGTGGGCGGAGCGGCACGGATTTAAAATCGAAATCGTCGATCAGGAAGAAGCGGAAGGCGGACTGAAATCCGTTACGATGCAGATTTCGGGCGATTACGCGTACGGTTATTTGAAATGCGAAGCGGGAATCCATCGGCTCGTGCGTATCAGCCCCTTTGACGCGAACGCGAGAAGGCATACCTCTTTTTCTTCGGTGTACGTGTATCCCGTTCTCGACGATACGATCGAAGTGAATATCCGGCCGGAAGACCTCCGCGTGGACACATACCGCGCGGGCGGCAAGGGAGGACAGCACGTCAATAAAACCGAATCGGCAGTGCGTTTTACGCATATTCCGACGGGCATCGTCGTCGCGTGTCAAAGCGAACGCAGTCAGCTTATGAACCGCGAAATCGCGATGAATATTCTGCGCTCGCGTTTGTATGAGTATTACCGCGAACAAAGAGAAAAAGAGAATTCCAAATACAGCGGAGAAAAAAAAGACATATCGTGGGGCAATCAAATCCGCTCCTATGTGTTCCAGCCGTACACGATGGTCAAAGATCACCGTACGAAGTGCGAGTCGGGCAATATCCAGGCGGTTATGGACGGCGACATCGATCAGTTTATGGACGCATTTCTCATTGCCCGGTGGAAAGGTCTTCCGATGGAAGGCGGCGGAGACGATGACGAAGAAGTGTAA
- a CDS encoding ABC transporter ATP-binding protein: protein MSEIVHIENLEKTYVSSGETLTVLKALDLSVEAGSKTVITGESGCGKSTLLNIIGGIDSATSGIVRAGGWDLTALDEDDQAEYRSHFLGFVFQFHYLLKDFTALENVYLPAYMAGVSKKEAMSRAERLLEDVGLKDRLHHLPSELSGGERQRAAVARSLINDPQLILADEPTGNLDPVNAEIVGDMLFSIADRYGKTLIMVTHDQNLAAKGSVRYSIAGGKLAAADRS from the coding sequence ATGAGTGAAATCGTTCATATTGAAAATCTTGAAAAAACCTATGTTTCATCGGGTGAAACGCTTACCGTTTTAAAAGCGCTCGATCTTTCGGTCGAAGCGGGCAGTAAAACCGTTATCACCGGTGAAAGCGGCTGCGGCAAAAGTACACTGCTCAATATCATCGGCGGAATCGATTCCGCGACGTCGGGTATCGTGCGCGCAGGCGGATGGGATCTCACTGCTCTCGACGAGGACGATCAGGCAGAATACCGCTCGCATTTTCTCGGATTCGTATTTCAGTTTCATTATTTATTAAAGGATTTTACCGCGCTTGAAAACGTCTATCTTCCTGCCTATATGGCCGGCGTTTCAAAAAAAGAAGCGATGAGCCGTGCCGAGCGTTTGCTCGAAGATGTCGGTCTGAAAGACCGCCTGCATCATCTGCCGTCGGAGCTGTCGGGCGGCGAACGACAAAGGGCGGCGGTTGCGCGCTCTCTTATCAACGATCCGCAGCTCATCCTTGCCGACGAACCGACGGGAAACCTCGATCCCGTAAACGCCGAAATCGTCGGCGATATGCTTTTTTCGATTGCCGACAGATACGGTAAAACGCTCATCATGGTAACGCACGATCAAAATCTTGCCGCAAAGGGATCGGTGCGATATTCGATTGCCGGCGGAAAGCTTGCGGCGGCGGATCGGTCATGA
- a CDS encoding ABC transporter permease yields the protein MTVKSSLLLACRILFPKSAKRSAARQSLSGSLLCIGISLVPLIVVLAVSNGMIQGMTERIIGLSSSHIEAVLEKGIPAVSDAASLEDFASRLKAVEGVTNAYPEAGSAALAASSSFRIGVQVRAVLPEIFTENKSFASFFRVTDGDIGNFKRGTKAAVIGEETARRLGLHSGDTFRLISASVNERGTVLPKAALLSVAAIVSSGYRELDAAWLFVPLDTGFDIIRSGTGEYSVLVETENAFSPELVRIQNSLRDEFPFDADFYRWDELNLDKYENFASTKVMLVFIMLLIVLVASVNISSSLVMLVAEKRREIAVIKSLGGSAHGIALTFLAAGTAAGFGGVLIGLPIGLACAVNVNRIIGFLEKGVNAAAEFLYIIKGYDIHSFAHIALLDPEYYLPEIPVVIPFRDTAVIVISTVLLALAASVIPAWKAGHEKPLETLRKV from the coding sequence ATGACGGTAAAAAGTTCCCTTTTATTGGCATGCCGCATTCTCTTTCCGAAATCCGCTAAAAGATCGGCTGCCCGTCAAAGCCTTTCGGGTTCTCTTTTGTGCATAGGCATAAGCCTCGTACCGCTCATCGTCGTGCTTGCCGTTTCGAACGGCATGATTCAGGGTATGACGGAACGCATCATCGGCCTTTCAAGCTCCCACATCGAAGCGGTTCTCGAAAAAGGTATACCTGCCGTTTCGGATGCCGCTTCACTCGAAGATTTTGCATCCCGCCTCAAAGCGGTAGAAGGCGTTACGAACGCGTATCCCGAAGCGGGAAGCGCAGCCCTTGCCGCTTCATCTTCGTTTCGCATAGGCGTGCAAGTGCGCGCCGTCCTTCCGGAAATCTTTACGGAAAATAAATCTTTTGCTTCATTTTTCCGCGTCACGGACGGCGATATCGGCAATTTTAAAAGGGGAACAAAAGCCGCCGTCATCGGAGAGGAGACGGCTCGTCGTCTGGGGCTGCATTCGGGCGATACGTTCCGCCTGATAAGCGCTTCCGTAAACGAAAGGGGAACGGTGCTGCCGAAAGCGGCTTTGCTTTCCGTTGCGGCAATCGTCTCTTCGGGGTATCGGGAACTCGATGCGGCGTGGCTCTTTGTGCCGCTCGATACGGGTTTCGACATCATCAGATCGGGAACGGGCGAGTATTCGGTACTTGTCGAAACCGAAAACGCGTTTTCTCCCGAACTTGTACGCATTCAAAATTCGCTGCGCGATGAGTTTCCCTTCGACGCCGATTTTTATCGATGGGATGAACTCAATCTGGACAAGTATGAAAATTTCGCGTCGACGAAAGTCATGCTCGTCTTTATCATGCTGCTCATCGTACTCGTCGCATCGGTAAATATTTCCTCATCGCTTGTCATGCTCGTTGCTGAAAAGCGGCGCGAAATCGCCGTTATAAAAAGTCTCGGCGGAAGCGCACACGGTATTGCGCTCACATTTCTCGCTGCGGGAACGGCAGCCGGTTTCGGCGGCGTGCTCATCGGTCTTCCCATAGGGCTTGCGTGTGCGGTAAACGTAAACCGTATTATCGGTTTTTTGGAAAAAGGCGTAAACGCTGCGGCGGAATTTTTGTATATTATAAAGGGGTACGATATTCATTCCTTTGCGCATATCGCTCTCCTCGATCCCGAGTATTATCTTCCGGAAATACCCGTCGTCATTCCGTTCCGCGATACCGCGGTTATCGTCATTTCGACGGTGCTTTTGGCTCTCGCGGCCTCCGTCATACCGGCCTGGAAAGCGGGACATGAAAAACCGCTCGAAACATTGCGCAAAGTGTGA
- the ftsY gene encoding signal recognition particle-docking protein FtsY — MAKISFAQRMRDLFGGRDKDDEELFDDLTDALIEGDVGAKAAVEIADELRVSCQKNHAHGKDEVMHELEAILLRCVKETSLAPVPGKTNVWMLLGVNGVGKTTTSAKLANAFKDAISGEVVLASADTFRAAAIEQLALHGKNLGVRVVSHQHGSDPAAVVFDAVDAVRAKGGGLVLADTAGRLHNKENLVRELGKIDRTCLQKADENCYKRILVVDATTGQNAFRQAEVFGEAVSVDALVLTKYDSTAKGGVAVSVGKELGLPVAFVCTGEKYGDIAPFSAERYVKEFLGLD, encoded by the coding sequence ATGGCAAAGATTTCTTTTGCACAGCGGATGCGCGATTTATTCGGGGGGCGCGATAAAGACGATGAAGAGTTGTTCGACGATTTAACCGATGCGCTCATCGAGGGAGATGTCGGTGCAAAGGCGGCGGTCGAAATTGCGGATGAGCTGAGAGTTTCGTGTCAAAAAAATCATGCGCACGGAAAAGACGAAGTCATGCACGAACTCGAAGCGATTCTTTTGCGCTGCGTCAAAGAAACTTCTCTTGCTCCCGTTCCCGGTAAAACGAATGTGTGGATGCTTCTCGGTGTAAACGGCGTCGGAAAAACGACGACGAGCGCAAAGCTTGCGAACGCGTTTAAAGATGCGATTTCGGGCGAAGTGGTGCTCGCTTCAGCCGATACTTTCCGCGCCGCCGCGATCGAGCAGCTTGCTCTGCACGGGAAAAACCTCGGCGTGCGCGTCGTAAGTCACCAGCACGGATCGGATCCCGCTGCCGTCGTCTTCGATGCGGTCGATGCCGTCCGTGCAAAGGGCGGAGGCCTCGTACTTGCCGATACTGCAGGCCGCCTGCACAATAAAGAAAATCTCGTGCGCGAACTCGGAAAGATTGACCGTACCTGTCTCCAAAAGGCGGATGAAAATTGTTATAAGCGTATTCTCGTCGTGGATGCGACGACGGGTCAAAACGCGTTTCGTCAAGCGGAAGTTTTCGGAGAAGCCGTTTCCGTCGACGCGCTTGTTTTGACAAAATACGATTCGACGGCAAAGGGCGGCGTCGCCGTTTCCGTCGGCAAAGAGCTCGGCCTTCCGGTCGCCTTTGTGTGTACCGGAGAAAAATACGGCGACATCGCGCCGTTCAGTGCCGAACGCTACGTAAAAGAATTTTTAGGACTGGATTGA
- a CDS encoding ABC transporter permease, giving the protein MIRKINNIFRFRWIAFVSSRFSRVDRKGRSAVTSFFASLGICFGIMTLIVVMSVMNGFQMEFKDAIMEISSYHIQVRGITDDTEKSFVSWCEGEKDIVSVNPFYEAQSFTVGPSGGQAAALIRALPHDIAERDAGFAREVLMVSGSFSIEDEDEIVLGSSLADSLGARTGSEVTLLALSGGSDVALLSRERRFRVSGIFHSGYADINASYAFINLEAGKKNFGRSAEKAYGLKLRRESSDAHVIGKINKLFPQLSVVSWRQYNRSFFGVLRVEKNMLMILVLLIFVVVAINIYSGMRRLVYERRSEISILAALGGKSGEVKSIFIVRGFFTGCAGAAGGVLLGLALCVNIGSVFSFASGAMYWTQYFFTLLFSPENALFVRENPMFMLYASVPARIFPLEVFMIALFGIASPLAASYAASRDVLKMTVAEVLHDE; this is encoded by the coding sequence ATGATTCGAAAAATTAATAATATATTCCGTTTCCGCTGGATCGCATTCGTGTCGAGTCGCTTTTCCCGCGTGGACAGAAAAGGGCGATCCGCCGTTACGTCGTTTTTCGCTTCTCTCGGAATCTGTTTCGGCATTATGACGCTCATCGTAGTCATGAGCGTTATGAACGGCTTTCAAATGGAATTCAAAGATGCGATCATGGAAATTTCATCGTATCACATTCAAGTACGCGGCATAACGGACGATACGGAAAAGAGCTTTGTGTCGTGGTGCGAAGGCGAAAAAGATATCGTTTCGGTAAATCCTTTTTACGAAGCGCAGAGCTTTACGGTCGGTCCTTCGGGCGGACAGGCGGCGGCTCTCATCCGTGCACTGCCTCACGATATCGCTGAAAGGGATGCGGGGTTTGCACGGGAAGTGCTCATGGTTTCCGGCAGCTTTTCGATCGAAGACGAAGACGAAATCGTGCTCGGCTCGTCCCTTGCGGATTCGCTCGGAGCGCGGACGGGAAGCGAAGTGACGCTTCTTGCGCTTTCGGGCGGAAGCGATGTCGCGCTTCTCTCTCGTGAGCGGCGGTTCCGCGTTTCGGGCATTTTTCACTCGGGATATGCCGATATCAATGCATCGTATGCGTTTATCAATCTCGAAGCGGGAAAAAAGAATTTCGGACGAAGCGCGGAAAAAGCGTACGGTTTGAAACTGCGGCGCGAATCGTCCGATGCGCACGTTATCGGGAAAATTAATAAATTGTTTCCGCAGCTTTCGGTCGTGTCATGGAGACAGTACAACCGATCGTTTTTCGGCGTACTTAGAGTGGAAAAAAATATGCTCATGATCCTCGTGCTTTTAATTTTTGTCGTCGTTGCGATCAATATCTACAGCGGTATGCGCCGCCTTGTGTACGAACGGAGAAGCGAAATTTCGATTTTGGCGGCGCTCGGCGGAAAAAGCGGCGAAGTGAAATCGATTTTTATCGTGCGCGGATTTTTTACCGGCTGTGCCGGCGCTGCAGGCGGCGTGCTTTTGGGACTGGCGCTCTGTGTGAATATCGGAAGCGTGTTTTCCTTCGCATCGGGAGCGATGTATTGGACGCAGTATTTTTTTACCCTTTTATTTTCCCCCGAAAACGCGCTTTTTGTCCGCGAAAATCCGATGTTTATGCTCTATGCGTCCGTTCCCGCACGTATCTTTCCGCTTGAAGTTTTTATGATCGCTCTGTTCGGTATCGCTTCTCCTCTTGCCGCTTCCTACGCTGCAAGCAGGGACGTTTTGAAAATGACGGTTGCGGAGGTGCTTCACGATGAGTGA
- a CDS encoding CRISPR-associated protein Cas2 has protein sequence MFVSVVLDPGGVDTAQSLASVLAHYGFHKVQRACWESADVGVLQLSQLKREIDRVTNYYDTVRMYQYPVRGMFSITELHRKKWRRCVLKADDAENEGGINPSKEHV, from the coding sequence ATGTTCGTGTCGGTTGTTCTCGATCCGGGCGGAGTCGATACGGCTCAGTCGCTCGCTTCGGTGCTCGCTCATTACGGATTTCACAAAGTGCAGCGCGCATGCTGGGAAAGCGCCGACGTCGGCGTTTTGCAGCTTTCGCAGCTCAAGCGTGAAATCGATCGCGTGACGAATTACTACGATACGGTGCGCATGTATCAGTATCCCGTGCGCGGCATGTTTTCCATAACGGAACTCCATCGTAAAAAATGGAGGAGATGCGTTTTGAAAGCGGACGATGCGGAAAACGAAGGCGGTATAAATCCGTCGAAGGAACATGTCTGA